A single Methanolobus sp. ZRKC5 DNA region contains:
- a CDS encoding flagellar protein G yields the protein MISMLTTDNNSLLKDTDAETAVTHMIFFIAALMLAISAIAFISADVQSMIASSGTSSKLLSEQMRTDITVVNDPELIPYNNVSSKYIFYAKNTGKTELVPEYVTVLVDGIMIDPIDVDIGLMDGDVIWRPGDILTLNVTTVPSPLDSGDHRILVAAENGKSGAMSFKT from the coding sequence ATGATTAGTATGCTAACAACAGACAACAATAGTCTACTGAAAGACACGGACGCTGAAACCGCTGTCACACATATGATATTCTTCATAGCGGCATTAATGCTGGCTATTAGTGCAATTGCCTTCATATCTGCAGATGTCCAGTCAATGATAGCTTCATCAGGTACAAGCAGTAAACTGCTTTCAGAACAGATGAGGACTGATATTACAGTTGTTAACGATCCTGAATTAATTCCTTACAATAATGTCAGCAGTAAATACATATTCTACGCCAAGAACACAGGCAAAACAGAATTAGTACCGGAGTATGTGACGGTTCTTGTGGATGGTATTATGATAGACCCTATAGATGTTGATATTGGACTGATGGATGGTGACGTCATATGGAGGCCCGGTGATATTCTTACACTTAATGTCACTACCGTTCCCTCACCACTGGACTCCGGTGACCACAGAATACTTGTTGCAGCTGAAAATGGTAAATCTGGTGCCATGAGCTTTAAAACGTAA
- a CDS encoding ATPase domain-containing protein: MAKINGFDIPRDDLNDKLGGGFPAGSLVVIEGGSGGGKSSITQRLSYGLNENDVSVTFVSTQMTTKGFINQMYSIDYPIAPFLLNGLLLYIPVIPLVQAAKSRSDFIERLMAAEELFEKNVIIIDTLSSLIKYSVNTEKSLELISFFKKLNGMGKVIILTIEPNQLGEDIASMFRSSCDVYITLKSKPLGSEVKRTILVNKFTGAKGPVGQMVGFRVEPKVGLVVEIASVS; the protein is encoded by the coding sequence ATGGCAAAAATCAATGGATTTGATATCCCACGGGATGATTTGAACGATAAATTAGGCGGTGGATTTCCTGCCGGTTCACTTGTAGTGATAGAAGGAGGTAGTGGTGGTGGGAAGAGTTCCATCACTCAGCGTCTTTCATATGGATTGAATGAGAATGATGTAAGTGTTACTTTTGTTTCCACACAAATGACAACAAAAGGCTTTATCAACCAAATGTATTCAATAGATTATCCTATAGCACCTTTCCTTTTGAATGGTTTACTATTGTATATTCCGGTAATTCCACTTGTACAAGCTGCAAAATCACGTTCCGATTTTATTGAAAGGTTAATGGCGGCTGAAGAGCTTTTTGAGAAGAACGTGATAATTATCGATACTCTTTCTTCTTTAATCAAATATAGTGTGAACACAGAAAAAAGTCTTGAACTGATATCTTTTTTCAAGAAACTTAACGGCATGGGTAAAGTGATCATACTGACAATAGAACCTAACCAGCTTGGTGAGGATATTGCATCTATGTTCCGTTCTTCATGTGATGTTTACATCACCCTCAAGTCAAAACCTCTGGGAAGTGAGGTCAAGCGGACTATTCTTGTGAATAAATTCACGGGAGCCAAGGGTCCGGTAGGACAAATGGTAGGTTTCAGGGTAGAACCAAAAGTAGGTCTTGTTGTTGAGATCGCTTCAGTATCATAA
- a CDS encoding type II/IV secretion system ATPase subunit: MDPEFQKAIERNPHLGEYVKKFMQETGTDEPTFMVSLSKDLDSENVNVILPVGDPVFIHLYGTSELGEVKYFGIEPLLTSTERKKYQVVLNIILERSAKEPVPESEAELKDLITKLFNAAIEIGSGGNVEEKESSKFSILQKLIPVQQKVQMTQREYNKILYHIERDIIGSGPIEPIIRDPYLEDISSIGVDNVFIVHKIFDMIKTDLTFGDEQGLDNWLRGMSERIGRPVSDARPIADGALPDGSRINIIYPIDVSKRGSSFTMRKFSEVPVSIIQLINWGALDAEMAAYMWMCLENGMSIFFSGETASGKTTMLNACLAFVNPRAKIFSAEDTAEVQPPQPVWQQLITREDGPVESRVDTFALLKAALRSRPNYIIVGEIRGAEGNVAFQGMQTGHPVLATFHASAVSKMIQRLTADPINVPVTFIDNLNIAMILSAVYRKGKFLRRALAVEEIEGYYEEIGGVATRAVFQWEPDTDKHKFRGLNNSYILEDKIATKLGYEDKRAIYQDLFLRAKILEEMRSRGIEDYYDVLEIIVNFYKHGVEGLPFSI; the protein is encoded by the coding sequence ATGGATCCGGAATTTCAAAAAGCTATAGAAAGAAATCCTCATCTTGGGGAATACGTAAAGAAATTCATGCAGGAAACCGGAACTGATGAACCCACCTTTATGGTTAGTCTTTCAAAAGACCTCGACAGCGAAAATGTCAATGTCATCCTGCCTGTGGGGGATCCGGTATTCATTCATCTTTATGGAACTTCCGAACTCGGAGAGGTTAAATATTTTGGAATAGAGCCATTACTCACCAGCACTGAAAGAAAGAAATACCAGGTAGTTTTGAATATAATCCTTGAAAGATCAGCCAAAGAACCTGTTCCTGAATCGGAGGCTGAGCTTAAGGACCTTATTACAAAACTGTTCAATGCAGCAATTGAGATTGGCTCAGGTGGCAACGTTGAAGAAAAAGAAAGTAGCAAGTTCAGTATACTTCAAAAATTGATACCTGTGCAGCAAAAGGTCCAGATGACCCAAAGAGAGTACAACAAGATTCTCTATCACATAGAAAGGGATATTATTGGCTCCGGACCAATTGAACCTATTATCAGGGATCCCTATCTTGAAGATATCAGCAGTATTGGTGTAGATAATGTTTTCATTGTTCACAAAATATTCGACATGATAAAGACCGACCTCACATTTGGGGATGAACAGGGTCTTGATAACTGGCTTCGTGGTATGAGCGAGCGAATAGGTCGTCCTGTAAGTGATGCCAGACCAATTGCTGATGGAGCACTTCCGGATGGTTCACGTATTAACATTATCTACCCTATAGATGTCAGTAAGCGTGGTAGCAGTTTTACCATGCGTAAGTTTAGCGAGGTGCCTGTAAGTATTATCCAGCTCATTAACTGGGGTGCTCTGGATGCGGAAATGGCAGCCTATATGTGGATGTGCCTTGAAAATGGTATGAGTATATTCTTTAGTGGTGAAACTGCTAGTGGAAAGACAACAATGCTTAATGCATGTCTTGCTTTTGTAAATCCCAGAGCAAAGATATTCTCTGCAGAGGACACCGCAGAAGTCCAGCCGCCTCAGCCTGTATGGCAACAGCTGATCACTCGTGAAGATGGTCCTGTTGAATCAAGGGTAGATACCTTCGCCCTGCTTAAGGCTGCACTTCGTTCAAGGCCAAACTACATCATTGTTGGTGAAATTCGAGGAGCAGAAGGTAATGTAGCTTTCCAGGGTATGCAGACAGGGCACCCGGTACTTGCTACATTCCACGCATCAGCAGTTTCAAAGATGATCCAGCGTCTCACAGCTGACCCTATCAATGTTCCCGTTACGTTCATTGATAATCTCAATATTGCAATGATATTATCTGCAGTATACCGAAAGGGAAAGTTCCTCAGGCGTGCACTTGCAGTTGAAGAGATCGAAGGTTACTACGAAGAGATCGGTGGTGTTGCTACAAGGGCTGTTTTCCAGTGGGAGCCGGATACTGACAAGCATAAGTTCCGTGGTCTGAACAACAGTTACATCCTTGAGGATAAGATAGCTACAAAACTTGGTTATGAGGATAAGAGGGCTATATATCAGGATCTTTTCCTCAGGGCGAAGATACTTGAAGAAATGCGTTCAAGAGGAATTGAAGACTATTATGATGTGCTTGAGATCATAGTCAATTTCTATAAACATGGTGTAGAAGGTCTTCCATTTTCAATTTAG